From a region of the Primulina eburnea isolate SZY01 chromosome 7, ASM2296580v1, whole genome shotgun sequence genome:
- the LOC140836054 gene encoding PRA1 family protein G2-like, translated as MPATSASAAPASYTTIPISGGAVISRSTQNLTACLSRARPWPEFLATTAVIDLPPSFSAATHRLRRNSSYFSVNYAIIVTACAAASLIGAPIALIVIGFVFFLWLILHFFREDPLLIWGYHVNDLVVILGLVLVSIGALWIIGPLNNLSIGIGVGLLIFAIHGVLRNPEGLFLDENDAVSDGLVSSQSTAFSPHNRRIQFNQPV; from the coding sequence ATGCCCGCCACGTCGGCCTCCGCCGCTCCCGCTTCTTACACTACAATACCGATTTCCGGTGGGGCCGTGATTTCTCGATCTACGCAGAACCTCACTGCGTGCCTCTCCAGAGCCCGCCCTTGGCCGGAGTTCCTGGCCACCACCGCTGTCATCGACCTCCCACCCTCGTTCTCCGCAGCCACCCATCGATTACGCCGAAACTCCAGCTACTTCTCCGTCAATTACGCCATAATCGTCACCGCATGTGCTGCCGCATCCCTGATCGGTGCGCCGATCGCGCTGATAGTCATCGGCTTCGTCTTCTTCCTGTGGCTCATTCTCCACTTCTTTCGCGAAGACCCATTGTTGATCTGGGGCTATCATGTAAATGATTTGGTGGTTATTCTGGGTCTGGTTTTGGTCTCCATTGGGGCCCTGTGGATCATTGGCCCGTTGAATAACCTTTCGATTGGCATTGGTGTCGGGCTGTTGATCTTCGCCATTCATGGAGTCCTGAGGAATCCTGAAGGACTTTTTCTTGACGAAAACGATGCCGTTTCCGACGGGTTGGTCTCATCCCAATCCACTGCTTTCAGTCCCCATAATCGCAGAATTCAGTTCAATCAACCCGTGTAA
- the LOC140836879 gene encoding WPP domain-interacting protein 1-like isoform X2 has translation MEPNPKGTYPTSYGIQSKRSTDYDGDNGNGVQGIQQKHNNGLQDGEAVYKDYSTEHISDDTSWAIKGGNPDSSTDLDPLAESIFNLESVKEELKKEVLKFREIRQDVLVTDPGLDLPTEFTNEDQNPQETIYVPSQSGEGVHRFSFSPQSEVLETENRHVETEIEDLYMQKIKAEVEFLVISRAVTAVPNLRSDIVDRITISEEQKTMASKQTQILNKLGGTEKKAAMLDKEAEKLGKFCEDIASADETLKLQNRVCKYTTCFFMQLISLALILGIFMLQFSPISVDNVPT, from the exons ATGGAGCCCAACCCTAAG GGAACATACCCCACAAGTTATGGAATACAGAGCAAAAGATCCACTGATTATGATGGAGATAATGGCAATGGAGTTCAGGGCATTCAACAGAAGCATAACAATGGGCTTCAAGATGGTGAGGCCGTATATAAAGATTATTCAACTGAACACATCAGTGATGACACATCTTGGGCGATTAAAGGAGGGAACCCGGATTCCTCAACGGATCTGGATCCTCTGGCTGAATCTATCTTTAACCTCGAATCTGTAAAGGAAGAACTAAAAAAAG AGGTGCTAAAGTTTCGGGAAATCAGGCAAGATGTTTTAGTCACCGATCCAGGACTGGACTTACCCACAGAGTTTACAAATGAAGATCAGAATCCACAAGAAACAATATATGTGCCATCACAATCAGGCGAAGGCGTGCATAGGTTTTCCTTTTCCCCACAATCTGAGGTGTTGGAGACAGAAAACAGACATGTGGAAACAGAAATCGAGGACCTCTACATGCAAAAAATCAAAGCTGAAGTAGAATTTCTAGTTATATCAAGAGCGGTGACAGCAGTCCCAAACTTGAGGTCTGATATTGTAGATCGAATAACTATTTCAGAAGAACAGAAAACTATGGCTTCGAAGCAGACCCAGATACTCAATAAGCTTGGAGGCACGGAAAAGAAGGCTGCGATGCTTGACAAAGAAGCTGAGAAACTGGGAAAGTTTTGCGAAGACATTGCTAGTGCTGACGAAACACTGAAGCTACAGAATAGGGTCTGTAAGTACACCACATGTTTCTTCATGCAGCTAATATCATTAGCACTCATATTAGGAATCTTTATGCTCCAGTTTTCACCAATATCTGTAGATAACGTTCCTACTTAA
- the LOC140836878 gene encoding uncharacterized protein has protein sequence MLSTEASPPVLPRPCVISRQISAGSNIFSIDERDSDNNQQQLEVDLFKSDLDDNNNNPLPKFSIRDYVSSARGKDIRNNWPFSQKNLQLCLEHGVTDVLPPFQSLDVVRNPSRKKCVDVKLPALSDKILSSAFQEEKEFESTTCPSCSNINSGPLIKAPCSKPEAVSSSVEKPDSSALTSRKVEKSTQNSGKNCKLIVKLGKIAEPLSIEHSETMASKVCPVCKTFSSSSNTTLNAHIDQCLSGVSTMDLISHSRVSKHRIKPRKTRLMVDIYATALHCTLEDLDKRNGTNWASNMVFSTKDLEACPKQKKKKIDSSSDVEGNVEGAVYVDSSGTKFLSLSKCSDLSFNSNAKDNCGTRRLIAMNKESKFPLRKNRKVLIKRHKSLKHSHHGRASSSPEPSPCPEVYNVQQKKPFLEDAYEEECTTQPVKASSGEMGTVKQWVVGSKRNGFGKISHEHEHQRPDKTDTNLIVKDSHSSRGDSFIKGTSNSNSQVFSDENALLPSECRKRKENLQYTSRDEHIKQPYLRKRAGLSVMTSRDCHGKRNCLALRKCIMKQSRKDSPLHQNRLIDPPSGTENLNFSGGNKRNEINTSTGLNAECSFSNSRMSHHHAFSYGCKDLAYPRQPPLDYVISPGHNKKSSFRKKLSATHASVPKSKDNSGNMHLNFKKPRLRYTSDSDDEAVVPRSAICRRDNQVEKLSVNAAQMEKTSVQSSTGPARVLKIRKEGIFSNSGKEMDMASKGSEISPELDNHGVGKNIDSVMGGNVPASTSNVLDAVKEAKIQDEFVCELISERADGEAFLALSKSLDSSFYEFAGPSNVKSVSQGYRETYNKHCPAELLLGGEPDMFYADKVAKSMTSSNTRMMGETDANEVQGNYYVDVDPIPIPGPPGSFLPSPGRMSSEELQGNSSLTTCRIQSSEDKHESMDVDSLDSPISSASMLSASAAGRSDSVSAKNLSELSDGIQDQSRFNISEDRVVESSKLSELASRVEGEPELDESLADLMLTATNPHIFKNSQPCCCSRKEGAFLKDSLDCEGSQILRQRNTASLALCTQEKHFGGDLSKTPHKSNVMSQTPPREVRTPGAEKCMSNSQTGYAPIIVSQNSETKFPTCSDCESPSPSTTNPVLRLMGKNLMVMNKDETLSPQMMKTHLSIAKDSHPSMLSIVDNEVTTLRFPNECYSIHQTLSQVPSRYDCMQPSMLAQHLDASSSNCFENTAKIRIQGSIPHPSAFMLSSKKSIGGSLATSLEHHEFASGSNLISEFGSSFGPASMTYGVEKVKTHGHQLIRSTDFSGSKNKETLVINESPESEPGLAVKAIHGGAKIEARRSPVGISAPVVFGHESRHVNPAFCNNQTRGYPVCSGSQAFYAADIQVPSSMGIFRANSVQWKCTPEGSAILHPNSLTASSPATGHPRSSLYFSPGFSESFSFT, from the exons ATGTTATCCACTGAAGCTTCTCCACCAGTTCTCCCACGTCCTTGTGTTATCTCACGACAGATTAGTGCTGGcagtaatatttttagtattgATGAGAGGGATTCTGATAATAACCAGCAACAGCTTGAGGTAGATCTGTTCAAGTCAGACCTTGATGACAACAACAACAACCCACTTCCCAAGTTCTCCATAAG GGATTATGTTTCCAGTGCACGGGGAAAAGATATCAGGAATAATTGGCCATTTTCTCAGAAGAATTTGCAACTTTGCCTGGAGCATGGCGTGACAGATGTGTTGCCACCTTTTCAGTCTCTTGATGTTGTAAGAAACCCATCACGAAAGAAATGTGTTGATGTGAAGCTTCCCGCATTGAGCGATAAGATTTTGTCAAGTGCATTTCAGGAAGAAAAAGAATTTGAATCGACCACCTGTCCTTCGTGCTCGAATATAAATTCTGGTCCGCTGATTAAAGCTCCTTGTTCAAAACCAGAAGCGGTGAGTTCTTCGGTGGAAAAGCCCGATTCTTCGGCTCTGACATCCAGAAAGGTCGAAAAAAGCACTCAAAACTCCGGTAAGAATTGTAAATTGATTGTGAAGTTGGGCAAAATTGCTGAACCTCTATCAATCGAACACTCTGAAACTATGGCTTCAAAAGTGTGCCCGGTGTGCAAGACTTTTTCGTCTTCCTCTAACACCACTCTGAATGCCCACATCGATCAGTGTCTTTCTGGGGTCTCAACAATGGACTTGATATCACATTCTAGAGTGAGTAAGCATAGAATAAAGCCAAGAAAAACAAGATTGATGGTGGACATCTACGCAACAGCACTACACTGTACATTGGAGGATCTTGATAAAAGAAATGGAACAAATTGGGCATCAAACATGGTTTTTTCGACCAAGGATTTGGAGGCATGTCCAaaacagaagaagaagaagatagaTTCGTCTAGCGACGTGGAAGGCAACGTGGAAGGTGCTGTATATGTTGACTCAAGTGGCACAAAGTTTCTTAGTTTATCAAAGTGCAGTGATCTTTCATTTAATTCAAATGCTAAAGATAATTGTGGAACAAGGAGGCTCATCGCAATGAATAAAGAAAGCAAATTTCCTTTGAGAAAGAACAGAAAAGTTCTTATCAAGAGACACAAATCACTGAAGCATTCTCATCATGGACGAGCTAGTTCCTCTCCGGAGCCTAGTCCTTGTCCTGAG GTTTACAATGTTCAACAAAAGAAGCCTTTCCTTGAAGATGCTTACGAGGAAGAATGTACCACACAGCCTGTCAAAGCCTCATCTGGTGAGATGGGAACGGTAAAGCAGTGGGTAGTAGGCTCAAAGCGTAATGGTTTCGGAAAAATCAGTCATGAACATGAACACCAGCGTCCAGATAAAACTGACACGAACTTGATAGTCAAAGATAGTCATTCATCACGTGGAGATTCATTCATTAAGGGAACAAGTAACTCAAATTCCCAGGTTTTCTCTGATGAAAATGCTCTTTTACCATCCGAATGCCGCAAAAGAAAGGAAAACTTGCAGTATACTTCTCGTGATGAACACATCAAGCAGCCTTATTTGCGGAAGAGGGCTGGATTGTCCGTGATGACGTCTCGAGACTGTCATGGTAAGAGAAACTGTCTCGCGCTGCGTAAGTGCATTATGAAACAGTCAAGAAAAGATAGCCCCTTGCATCAAAACCGCCTTATAGACCCTCCGAGTGGTACAGAAAATCTGAACTTTTCTGGGGGTAACAAGAGAAATGAGATAAATACCAGTACGGGTTTAAATGCCGAATGCTCTTTTAGCAATTCAAGAATGTCCCAccatcatgcattctcatatggATGTAAGGATTTAGCATATCCGAGGCAACCACCATTGGATTATGTAATTTCACCTGGACATAATAAGAAGTCATCTTTTAGGAAGAAGTTGTCTGCCACTCATGCATCTGTTCCCAAATCAAAGGACAATTCAGGGAACATGCATTTGAACTTCAAGAAGCCTAGGCTGCGTTACACGTCAGACTCAGATGATGAGGCAGTAGTGCCACGATCTGCAATTTGTAGACGAGATAATCAGGTAGAAAAACTGAGTGTAAATGCAGCTCAAATGGAAAAAACTTCTGTTCAGTCATCCACTGGGCCAGCCAGGGTTTTGAAAATTCGAAAGGAGGGCATATTCTCAAACTCTGGTAAAGAGATGGACATGGCTTCAAAGGGCTCTGAGATATCACCTGAGTTGGATAATCATGGTGTTGGAAAGAATATTGATTCTGTTATGGGTGGCAATGTTCCTGCAAGTACATCGAACGTCTTAGATGCTGTGAAAGAGGCTAAAATTCAAGATGAATTTGTTTGTGAGTTGATTTCTGAAAGAGCCGATGGAGAAGCATTTTTAGCCTTGAGCAAATCTTTGGATTCTTCATTCTATGAGTTTGCTGGTCCATCGAATGTCAAAAGTGTTTCACAAGGTTATAGAGAAACATACAACAAGCATTGTCCGGCCGAACTATTATTGGGTGGTGAACCAGATATGTTTTATGCAGACAAAGTTGCCAAAAGTATGACTAGTTCCAATACTAGGATGATGGGTGAAACGGATGCTAATGAAGTACAAGGAAATTACTATGTTGATGTAGATCCAATACCCATACCAGGACCTCCAGGCTCGTTTTTGCCAAGTCCGGGGCGTATGAGCTCAGAAGAACTTCAAGGAAATTCTTCATTAACCACCTGCAGGATTCAATCTTCTGAAGACAAACATGAATCGATGGATGTGGATTCGTTAGATTCTCCTATATCATCTGCCTCGATGTTGTCTGCATCTGCTGCTGGAAGATCTGATTCAGTATCAGCGAAAAACTTGTCAGAGCTTTCAGATGGTATTCAAGACCAGAGTCGATTTAACATCTCCGAAGATAGGGTTGTTGAAAGTTCCAAACTTTCTGAACTGGCCAGTCGTGTGGAAGGAGAGCCCGAACTTGATGAATCATTGGCCGACTTGATGTTAACTGCAACGAATCCTCACATATTCAAGAACAGTCAACCGTGTTGTTGCTCTAGGAAAGAAGGAGCTTTTCTAAAGGATTCTCTTGATTGTGAAGGGTCGCAAATTTTACGGCAAAGGAATACTGCTTCTCTTGCACTTTGTACCCAGGAAAAGCATTTTGGTGGCGATCTGAGCAAAACACCCCACAAGTCTAATGTGATGTCACAAACACCACCCAGGGAAGTGCGAACTCCCGGAGCTGAAAAATGTATGTCAAATTCACAGACGGGGTATGCTCCTATAATCGTCTCTCAGAATTCTGAGACCAAGTTTCCAACATGTAGTGATTGCGAGTCTCCCAGTCCATCAACTACTAATCCTGTACTCAGACTGATGGGAAAAAACTTGATGGTAATGAACAAGGACGAAACATTGTCTCCTCAAATGATGAAAACCCATTTAAGTATAGCGAAAGACAGCCATCCTAGCATGCTGTCCATTGTTGATAATGAGGTTACAACTCTCAGGTTTCCGAATGAGTGCTATTCCATTCATCAAACTTTGTCTCAAGTTCCTTCCAGATATGACTGTATGCAACCCAGCATGCTGGCACAACATTTAGATGCAAGTTCCTCAAATTGTTTCGAAAACACTGCTAAGATAAGGATTCAAGGGTCGATCCCACATCCATCAGCATTTATGCTCTCAAGTAAGAAGAGTATTGGTGGAAGTCTTGCAACCtctttggaacaccacgagttTGCCAGCGGGAGCAATCTGATTTCTGAATTCGGATCTAGTTTTGGACCAGCTTCCATGACATATGGTGTTGAGAAAGTTAAAACTCATGGGCACCAACTAATCCGGTCTACAGACTTCTCTGGTTCGAAAAACAAGGAAACACTTGTCATCAATGAATCACCGGAAAGTGAACCTGGGTTGGCTGTTAAAGCAATACATGGTGGGGCGAAGATAGAAGCAAGGAGATCTCCAGTTGGGATTTCTGCTCCAGTGGTATTTGGGCATGAATCAAGACATGTGAATCCAGCTTTCTGTAATAATCAGACACGGGGATATCCTGTCTGCAGTGGTTCTCAAGCTTTTTATGCCGCCGATATCCAAGTGCCATCTTCTATGGGAATCTTTAGAGCAAATTCAGTTCAATGGAAATGCACACCAGAAGGTTCAGCCATACTACATCCAAATTCGCTGACAGCTTCATCTCCAGCTACTGGTCATCCAAGGTCTTCACTGTATTTTTCTCCTGGCTTTTCAGAGTCATTTAGCTTTACTTGA
- the LOC140836880 gene encoding ubiquitin-conjugating enzyme E2 5B-like, with protein MASKRIQKELKDLQKDPPTSCSAGPVGEDMFHWQATIMGPSDSPFAGGVFLVTIHFPPDYPFKPPKVSFKTKVYHPNINSNGSICLDILKEQWSPALTVSKVLLSICSLLTDPNPDDPLVPEIAHMYKTDRAKYETTARSWTQKYAMG; from the exons ATGGCTTCTAAAAGGATTCAGAAAGAACTGAAGGACTTGCAGAAGGACCCTCCTACATCCTGCAGTGCTG GGCCTGTTGGGGAAGATATGTTCCATTGGCAAGCTACCATCATGGGTCCTTCAGACAGCCCATTTGCTGGGGGAGTATTTCTTGTGACTATTCATTTCCCTCCTGATTATCCATTCAAGCCACCGAAG GTATCATTTAAAACCAAGGTTTACCATCCAAATATCAACAGCAATGGTAGTATTTGTTTGGATATTCTCAAAGAGCAGTGGAGTCCCGCTTTAACGGTTTCGAAG GTACTACTCTCTATCTGCTCCTTGTTGACTGATCCAAACCCAGATGATCCTCTTGTGCCGGAGATTGCTCACATGTACAAGACCGATAGAGCCAAGTATGAGACTACAGCTCGATCTTGGACTCAGAAGTATGCTATGGGATAA
- the LOC140836879 gene encoding WPP domain-interacting protein 2-like isoform X1 yields the protein MDSVNECVEDMAGIMNFSAAENIEVTSPCSSRNNGSGVVENNISEGKLTSQGSVSSMNATARSLDDFALLGHSGTYPKNGEILSSKSSSTEASSPNTRSKTSAAVEFPQRSFGGKKFTESTPQGQRGKSWIVATKKSGEDKVNIEKENSHSSVESDMRSSNFVFMQGTYPTSYGIQSKRSTDYDGDNGNGVQGIQQKHNNGLQDGEAVYKDYSTEHISDDTSWAIKGGNPDSSTDLDPLAESIFNLESVKEELKKEVLKFREIRQDVLVTDPGLDLPTEFTNEDQNPQETIYVPSQSGEGVHRFSFSPQSEVLETENRHVETEIEDLYMQKIKAEVEFLVISRAVTAVPNLRSDIVDRITISEEQKTMASKQTQILNKLGGTEKKAAMLDKEAEKLGKFCEDIASADETLKLQNRVCKYTTCFFMQLISLALILGIFMLQFSPISVDNVPT from the exons ATGGATTCGGTAAATGAGTGCGTGGAAGATATGGCAGGGATTATGAACTTCTCCGCTGCTGAAAACATTGAAGTTACTAGCCCATGTAGCAGTCGGAATAATGGGTCTGGTGtcgttgaaaataatatttctgaGGGAAAGCTGACGAGTCAGGGTTCTGTTTCATCCATGAATGCCACTGCGAGAAGTTTGGATGATTTTGCTCTGCTTGGTCATTCAGGGACATATCCGAAGAATGGAGAGATTTTGAGTAGCAAGTCTTCATCAACTGAAGCTAGCTCTCCGAATACAAGGAGCAAGACATCGGCGGCTGTGGAATTTCCCCAAAGGAGTTTTGGTGGGAAGAAGTTTACAGAATCAACACCACAGGGTCAGCGGGGAAAAAGTTGGATTGTGGCCACAAAAAAATCTGGAGAGGACAAGGTCAACATCGAGAAGGAAAACTCTCATTCCAGCGTGGAATCTGATATGCGAAGCTCCAATTTTGTGTTTATGCAGGGAACATACCCCACAAGTTATGGAATACAGAGCAAAAGATCCACTGATTATGATGGAGATAATGGCAATGGAGTTCAGGGCATTCAACAGAAGCATAACAATGGGCTTCAAGATGGTGAGGCCGTATATAAAGATTATTCAACTGAACACATCAGTGATGACACATCTTGGGCGATTAAAGGAGGGAACCCGGATTCCTCAACGGATCTGGATCCTCTGGCTGAATCTATCTTTAACCTCGAATCTGTAAAGGAAGAACTAAAAAAAG AGGTGCTAAAGTTTCGGGAAATCAGGCAAGATGTTTTAGTCACCGATCCAGGACTGGACTTACCCACAGAGTTTACAAATGAAGATCAGAATCCACAAGAAACAATATATGTGCCATCACAATCAGGCGAAGGCGTGCATAGGTTTTCCTTTTCCCCACAATCTGAGGTGTTGGAGACAGAAAACAGACATGTGGAAACAGAAATCGAGGACCTCTACATGCAAAAAATCAAAGCTGAAGTAGAATTTCTAGTTATATCAAGAGCGGTGACAGCAGTCCCAAACTTGAGGTCTGATATTGTAGATCGAATAACTATTTCAGAAGAACAGAAAACTATGGCTTCGAAGCAGACCCAGATACTCAATAAGCTTGGAGGCACGGAAAAGAAGGCTGCGATGCTTGACAAAGAAGCTGAGAAACTGGGAAAGTTTTGCGAAGACATTGCTAGTGCTGACGAAACACTGAAGCTACAGAATAGGGTCTGTAAGTACACCACATGTTTCTTCATGCAGCTAATATCATTAGCACTCATATTAGGAATCTTTATGCTCCAGTTTTCACCAATATCTGTAGATAACGTTCCTACTTAA